The window GGCGGTCGGGGACTAAAGGGGATGAATCTTCGTCCCGCTTCATTGGCGAGGAAGTGGCTCTGTTCCCAAGCGAGGTCGAGTGCCTGAGCTCAACCATGGCTCGCTTCGGAGTAGCCAGAATTGTTCAGTCAGATGCTTTGATCTCGTGGAGCTTCACTTCGTATCGGTTCGTGTCTCTGTTTTCTGAGGAAGGATTTCCATGGTCCAGGTGAAATCGTGGATATCAGTCGGATCAACAAGACCTCGACCCTGAAAGGATAAATGTGTAATTACCCTTTTGACCTCGGGGTATTATTGTCATTTACTATTTGGAGTACCATCACTCCTCGGATCTAGAATTAGTTTAACTCTTTGTTTGcccaaaaattatatttttagcaATATATtcttaactaaattaataaaattattcctTATTCATCcctctatatatatttatatatatatatatattatctaaaaaaatattcataattttttttaatttcaataatataattaatttttttaaaaaaaaattaaaaaataaataattcgtGGTGGAATTgatttgaaggaagaaagtcAAGAACACCCTGGTCCGAGCATCGCCGAGAATAGAAAGGAATGTAATGAATTCATATTGACGAGCTCTTCAATTTTAGTGAATGAATCAAATTGAATCGAGGATTATAGGAAGATAACGAGTTCAAGGACAAAAAGggaatttttcaaatttgtcaaAGGATTGGCGGTTGAAGAAGTATGTTTGGGCATGCGTGTGGTTGACACGAGTGAGTGGTTTGGTGCACGGGTGAAGGCAAGTGAGCTGGTGTGTTTTTGCCCgtttgactttgatttctatgtcattcataatttattttattgtaagaCGTATTCGAGGAGTTCAGAAGAAATTAGATCTAGTAAGGAGTCCatttggttttaaaagaaagCACAGACGCATGTAAGTAGTTCTTCGGTTTAGTCCGTTTAATTATTACTTATAAGACAAGGATGCTACGAATCAATATCGTTTACGTCTATTCACGTTAGAAAGTAGTAATCGTGATTTAATTGAGACCAAAATAAGCATATCAGACACAGACAAGGTACTTTTAAGGTTAGCGGGCAATAAGATGCATTTTGGTGTGTTTTTGTATAAGTTTTACTGGTAGATTCAATACTCTATTTTTATTACCGTGTTTAGGACACGGTAGTGgtagagatgtccatttaaTCTACAAGAAATTGTCGTTTAATCGGTAAATGAAAGAAGGAGCAAAAAGAGATTTTTATGGCTATGATAacagattgttgaacacaactctttgtGAGAAACACTTGCACTCTTTATTAGGATCAATCGAGAAAAGATACAAGATACTGGTAGTGGCTATTGTTAATTTCTTGATTGCTCcaacgatttggaaatcacTCATCGTGTTGGCTATACGCTCTTTCGACACAAAACTTGCAGAGTCACAGACTACTTAGGAcacaaaagaaatattaaaatttgaatttttaaaaattagccaatatattatatattttttataaaatatttttaaatttattataatgttttatttattattattattattattattatgattattttttatgttagaTGAAACTGGAAAGTGGGGTTGTAAGAACGACGAACTGAGTGGCTAAACCTAGAAATGAACTCGTTGGCGCGGAACATATCGTGCTCCATCAGGTCTTCGATTCACGCCACTGCCTCGCTACATTGCTACCAGCAGCAATGGAGGGGGATCCGAGTGAAGGTACTGAACGGGAATCTTGAACGTGCAATAACATTCTTGCAAAGGAAGATGCGATCGAGCGGAATCGAGCGGCTGATTAAGCGCGAGCAGACTCACCACATCAAGAACTCCGAGAAGCGAGTTTTGGCCCGAAAGAATTTGGAGCGCAAAATTCGATCACAGGACCTTGCTCGCAAGCTTAAAGCTATTCTTATCAAGAAAGTCAGGTATTTGTAGATCCTTCGGAAATCGCTTCTACCGTAAATATCTTCGTTCAACAATAAGCTATTGAGTAATTAAGCATGTATGTGTTTGAATGAATTGTGCATGGATCTTCTGGCTTTGTCTATTTGTTGCTTGCTTATTGTTAGCAAAAAGAATAGCGatcttttttacatttctTAGTACAATCAAATGCAACAAGTTTCTGCCCGTAGAACTgtaagaaaattagaattcCTGCCCAAATCATCAGCAATGAACAACTGTATTGCCAGCACAAGATATGTGTTCTAGAGTAGAGTCAAAATGCTGAAGGAAAGATTTGCTGAACATGTATCCCTAATAAAATTCTTTATGCAAATTGTTGGGTCGGTAAAATTGGTGATATTAGTGATAATCGTCCATCCAGGAAATCCTTTGATGGTCATATATCATAATACATAGCAAATGCATTGCATTTACGCCAAGCTTCAATGGTTATATGTTAGGATCTTTAGATCTTTAGGTTAAAGAGAATAGAACCAGAGATTTCTAGCATCTTTTAGATCTGCAACAGCTTCTTATTTCCTCAAGTCAAGAGGAGATAACGATCTGGACAAAACTTGAACAGAAAAATATGCATTATTTCCATGAAAGTAGGAAAAATGAGTTCGAttataacggcccaagcccaccgctagcagatattgtcctctctggattttcccttttgagtttcccctcaaaatttttaaaatggattttccctttcgggtttcccctcaagatttattaaatgcgtctgctagggagaagtttccacacccttataaaaaatgcttcgtttccctctccaatcgatttgggatctcacaatccacctgcCCCGTTGAgactcgtttccctctccaattgatgtggaatctcataatccacctcctttggggtctagcatccttgctggcacaccgcccggtgtccactccccttcgaggcttagcgttctcgctagcacaccgtccggtggcgggctctgataccatttgtaacagcccaagcatatcgctagcaaatattgtcctttttgggctttcattttcagactttccctcaaggtttttaaaacgcatctccTAGGAAGAGactttcacatccttataaaaaatgcttcgtttctctctccaaccgatatgggatcttacaTTGATTGAATTAAACGAGGAAATGATTGTAACGAGGtgatctttttttctttttcctatgaTTTCTTTGTATCTTTCTTCTAACTCCAAATTTATCATACGATATGTTGCAGGGGTCTGTGAGCTCGTGACAATAGGTAGGTGGAAAAGAGGGCTCTGCAGTATAGAATTCACATGCATCTTGCTCCTTGGACATGAACCTAGTAGTTAATCTCTCTCTTTGAATCTCTTCTTAAACTCCCACTGCCTTTCAACAGTACAATTCAAGTTCCTTTACTCATCTGGAAGGCTCCAATAAGCTGTTTATCGTTCTGTTATTTCTTATTTGATCAATTTAGCTGCCTGCTATGTAATGGATCCTTAAATTTCTGTCTTCCTCCTTGTTCATCTTCCATTCCATGCAATTTAGTTGGATTCTGTAGAACCCTTCAATTTGAAGTAAATTATAGAAATGGCAACCCTGCAGGCACTCAACTTGTTCCTATGGATGCATCCATCGCACATGATgatgttaggttatggagcttgctgcttatttatagcttagtcaaCCGTTGGTATCGCACCGCATgatgttaggttatggagcttGCGGCTTGTTTATAGCTTAGTCATAAATTTAGTCATAAGTAGATAGGTACAGCTATATCtgataaagctatatatagtaagctaaaccatatatataccgagctttgaaaatgtactttttatattctctattttctctatcctgttctttaggttaatctagatcgagtgtgcgttgttgtgtgatcctaacaCATAACCATGAGCATGATGATGTTGTTGTTCCTTGAGAGGTCTACTTTGCTGTTTTAGCCTTGATCATGGTAATATTACAGTGTTGAGTACTAATCTTAAACCCTTCGTGAAGTACTCAACCAAATTTGGCATTTGTCTCAAATCGAGCTCCATTTGGTTCATGAAATTTGTAAACAAGGGAATCGAgtttatttcatgttttcacATATGTGTTTGGTagctaatttagaaattaCATTCTAATTGTTCAATAATATGTGTTTTGTATATTCATAGATCATGACATTAGTCCAACTAGGGTATATCTAGATTTGGgtaattgtttaatttatgcttatgttttttttatttattataaattttgtaccgATCGtttttatagtattttatgttaatacattttttaatttaacaaaaaaaaaaatggcttgAATGTTGattaaatttctaatatagtttataaatttttaatattgcttcttaaaattatttaacttttcgtgtattttttaactttaaaattaatttatatattctaaaatttttaatttttaatcaaattgtttattgtttatgacattataaatttttaaaaaattacagatttcttataaactttattagatacaaaattaagcCAAACATATTAGAGGgccaaattataaatttaacctatagtttttttttatcttcaacgatattatatattaaagaaatttaaaactatttattaaataat is drawn from Cucurbita pepo subsp. pepo cultivar mu-cu-16 chromosome LG09, ASM280686v2, whole genome shotgun sequence and contains these coding sequences:
- the LOC111801465 gene encoding uncharacterized protein LOC111801465 is translated as MNSLARNISCSIRSSIHATASLHCYQQQWRGIRVKVLNGNLERAITFLQRKMRSSGIERLIKREQTHHIKNSEKRVLARKNLERKIRSQDLARKLKAILIKKVRGL